The following are encoded together in the Candidatus Rokuibacteriota bacterium genome:
- a CDS encoding toxin, whose protein sequence is MRRFRWNPEKNEALKAEPGISFERIVLAIEDGDVLDVLRHP, encoded by the coding sequence GTGAGGAGGTTCCGCTGGAACCCCGAGAAGAACGAAGCACTGAAGGCAGAACCGGGAATCTCATTTGAGCGGATCGTACTTGCCATCGAGGACGGCGATGTCTTGGATGTACTGCGGCATCCTAA